From the genome of Gloeocapsa sp. PCC 73106, one region includes:
- the rpmB gene encoding 50S ribosomal protein L28, with product MGRKCDLTGKKANNAFSISHSHRRTKRLQHANLQWKRVWWTEGGRWVRLRLSTKAIKTLNHRGLQAMAKEAGINLSQY from the coding sequence ATGGGTCGTAAATGTGATCTTACCGGAAAAAAGGCCAATAATGCTTTTTCTATTTCTCATTCTCACCGTCGTACCAAAAGACTGCAACACGCTAATTTACAGTGGAAGAGAGTATGGTGGACCGAAGGCGGACGCTGGGTGAGACTACGTCTTTCTACCAAAGCGATTAAAACCTTAAATCATAGAGGTTTACAAGCAATGGCGAAAGAAGCAGGAATTAATCTAAGTCAATACTAA
- a CDS encoding His/Gly/Thr/Pro-type tRNA ligase C-terminal domain-containing protein, producing the protein MNNNQDVRNICRYLGVKFKDADLIGIPYRIVTGRSLSEGKVELVERATKKSQLIPVSELVSTLKHF; encoded by the coding sequence CTGAATAATAATCAAGATGTTAGAAATATTTGTCGATACCTCGGTGTCAAGTTTAAAGACGCCGATTTAATTGGTATTCCCTATCGTATTGTCACCGGGCGATCGCTCAGTGAGGGTAAAGTCGAACTCGTTGAACGCGCTACTAAAAAATCCCAGCTTATTCCTGTCTCGGAATTAGTTTCTACTCTGAAACATTTTTAG
- a CDS encoding type II toxin-antitoxin system VapC family toxin, with translation MKNIYFLDTSYILALEIRNEGVHQQVLKNWADLAKTKPFLVTTTYIFDEVVTFLNSRNFHYKAVEVGNRLLESNDIDLVEIGKNLFNQGWEYFQKHQDKSYSLTDCLSFILMKERKIVTALTLDNHFLQAGFETLP, from the coding sequence ATGAAGAACATCTACTTCTTGGATACTAGCTACATTTTGGCTCTGGAAATAAGAAATGAGGGTGTTCATCAACAAGTATTAAAAAATTGGGCTGATTTAGCAAAAACTAAACCTTTTTTAGTGACAACAACATATATATTTGACGAAGTTGTTACCTTTTTAAATAGTAGAAACTTTCATTATAAAGCAGTTGAAGTTGGTAATCGTCTATTGGAAAGTAACGATATAGATTTGGTCGAGATTGGAAAAAATCTATTTAATCAGGGATGGGAATATTTTCAAAAACACCAAGATAAATCTTATTCACTCACTGATTGTTTATCATTTATCCTCATGAAGGAACGAAAAATTGTGACAGCGTTAACCTTAGATAATCACTTTCTTCAAGCTGGATTTGAAACTTTACCATAA
- the hpsA gene encoding hormogonium polysaccharide biosynthesis protein HpsA, translating to MSRRKPARVGITDFLSRLQRQVKNFTSSSKNWLEMELRRTRARPIWLRILLVTWRVITLLLTMSQRALKQQWRKRGELWLSTQRRFSRSGFLLPMVSVLLVVFSLVVAAVLLQSVNRTTEVGAKRNEQIVYNSGTLAIDRSKSKIEYLFNGDPRWPRGLPSDDVIEYMLLNGDPNPDPNDPETIAPHDLDDSTAEIDDPYTLGDETRLDIDGDGRPDNAWTFEVEGDTGVERVAYALLTRVRGAGANSNVTVNSSDDSKARNLVIRNGPINMTEPNDTSCIESINSDEGWETITNATVRRAFHTYVVVVKDQGTQRSVSTLEMQQDREVDKGNKWGAWFRNDLEIFPGPDFRWNGAVHTEGNLIIGDSNTFSSYLISSSDSCLYARQNSEITIGGNSDETTPPFLGQLIRGSLKTNSYAGSFRMDTHGASGPQDTFVVNDGGGGSNHIDSVRNGSPLPANLSLDPVALWTTNDNISRSAASPPDENNSNIRDTAWKDRPLVQEGRVFNSSSQPPYVDDTYRADNRYGPKPRYTQLIGLNQKIGTGIISGDLNSLTLLYENESRPDNSGLDGYWERRARGEGLSITVGQRLELGNTNGWGGVNDPLYPPQQGVCTGTRCHEQRQWRTMRDNLAAVQSTVVYHNDRTGSENTPVPGRFPLACLASTAHPGTRTANDNNNLSGTGTITNANTFARTADNILITDFFTGNGTNGWEFNGPGNESDNFIFANRFESETPLRIALTNLAYFAGDPFGGFPARQDSNDGNNGNDVLPAAGPVVHPYPTMSMWGDFSDLRRAMERINGEGLDYRALSMSDQSTVQTAACTLGMLAYNVNNVTSYDYAANSAEIVQLAIALREPTTVTGSVPQYIQTRLDDTSLAYDPADIRPEDYIAALTATGTRRARRYDTSGNPTGPQNARTNAQLAAVARSIYWKEQLTRDRRFGFNDYISPNYVSGASVQNGWSDPTLPRLVRFNPEDNGYFGMTVSSTTAEDIRAIAQALTPGGVKFPALFYIFPRFDHNHNASTSTDTVNVVQPTSEPYIDDATDYVSRTNQGLTYRTVNPFDIILTPRERTAWQIPSSTSTTNRVNFIRDNTVTIAPAFLDKGMFNGREMMSVRTMDIDLDLLRNNSYANERWLPYSGIVYAFREDAVREDEIARPTAAGATFAGCDRAAEILSNNCRMNAVGATPQDPPVNDQNWVSSKPVDFYADPDRRPYGFRLRKGGDLRRVPAPPSQFNLRGLSFISDNPVYVFGDSQIGGDYVFNGHLNASSGGRIEEFTQLLSDTWGNFYSRSTINENFAREGDSWRPAEVIADAITIVSNNFVDGSMAEGIRRADVGNLSSYRTLNAPSGTGTISWLREDGSVSSAANYPIPIRISRNGVPQVCTTPGGAYVADNTNFNGCIRGRNQIREYNGSYIPFTDGKPRIGAQTNTRVNFSVVSGIVPSRAGNSYGGLHNFPRFIEDWSNRNLYISGALVQLNFSTSATAPFDHDSWEPTGANANPGSEPINYYGAPNRRWGYDVGLQYSPAGPVAARFNSPSGTRSEFYREPPVDDPYMCILRESSIPGGGSAEIDPDLSNC from the coding sequence ATGTCAAGGCGAAAACCAGCCAGGGTAGGAATAACTGATTTCCTCAGTAGGCTGCAACGGCAAGTTAAAAACTTCACTAGTAGCAGTAAAAACTGGCTAGAGATGGAACTGCGTCGTACCAGAGCCCGCCCGATTTGGCTGAGAATATTATTAGTTACCTGGCGAGTAATAACATTACTCCTAACTATGAGCCAGAGAGCCCTAAAACAACAGTGGAGAAAACGAGGAGAGCTGTGGTTATCTACCCAGAGACGTTTTTCTCGCTCGGGTTTTCTCTTACCCATGGTATCAGTCTTGTTAGTGGTTTTCTCCTTGGTAGTTGCAGCAGTTTTACTGCAGTCGGTTAATCGTACCACTGAGGTAGGAGCCAAGCGAAACGAACAGATAGTATACAATTCTGGCACGCTAGCGATAGACAGATCCAAATCGAAGATAGAGTATCTGTTTAATGGCGATCCCCGTTGGCCTCGAGGCTTACCTAGCGATGATGTAATTGAATATATGTTACTAAACGGCGATCCCAATCCAGATCCTAACGATCCCGAAACGATCGCTCCCCACGATTTAGATGATAGTACAGCTGAAATAGACGATCCCTACACCCTCGGTGATGAAACCCGTTTGGATATAGATGGTGACGGTCGCCCCGATAACGCTTGGACTTTTGAGGTAGAAGGCGATACAGGAGTAGAGCGAGTCGCCTACGCTTTATTAACTCGAGTTAGAGGGGCCGGTGCTAATAGCAACGTCACGGTGAACAGCTCCGATGACAGCAAAGCCCGCAACCTAGTCATACGCAACGGTCCCATTAATATGACCGAGCCCAATGACACTAGCTGTATTGAATCGATTAACAGCGATGAAGGTTGGGAGACAATCACAAATGCTACAGTACGTAGAGCGTTTCATACATACGTTGTAGTGGTCAAAGACCAAGGAACCCAAAGAAGCGTATCTACTCTAGAGATGCAGCAAGACAGAGAAGTAGATAAAGGCAACAAGTGGGGCGCTTGGTTCCGCAACGATTTAGAAATATTCCCCGGTCCCGATTTTCGCTGGAACGGAGCGGTTCACACCGAAGGTAATCTAATTATTGGAGATAGCAACACCTTTAGCTCCTATTTAATCAGTTCTTCTGATTCTTGTCTCTACGCTAGACAGAATTCAGAAATAACTATCGGTGGGAATTCAGACGAAACTACGCCTCCGTTTTTGGGTCAGTTGATTAGAGGATCTCTTAAAACGAATAGCTATGCAGGAAGTTTTAGGATGGATACCCACGGAGCAAGTGGACCACAAGACACGTTTGTGGTGAATGATGGAGGGGGTGGTAGTAACCATATCGACTCTGTACGCAACGGTAGCCCGCTTCCGGCTAATCTCTCCCTGGATCCAGTAGCTTTATGGACGACCAACGATAACATAAGTCGCAGTGCTGCTAGTCCACCGGATGAAAACAACAGTAACATCAGAGATACAGCTTGGAAAGACAGACCTTTGGTTCAAGAAGGGCGAGTTTTTAACAGCTCCTCTCAACCTCCCTACGTGGATGATACCTATAGAGCTGATAATCGCTACGGTCCTAAACCTAGATACACCCAGTTGATCGGTCTAAACCAAAAAATCGGGACCGGAATTATTAGTGGCGACCTCAACTCTTTGACCTTGCTTTATGAAAACGAAAGCCGACCCGATAACAGCGGTTTAGATGGTTACTGGGAAAGACGCGCCCGAGGTGAGGGTTTGTCGATTACTGTGGGTCAACGATTGGAGTTGGGTAACACCAACGGCTGGGGTGGAGTAAACGACCCCCTCTATCCACCCCAACAAGGAGTCTGCACAGGGACGCGTTGTCATGAACAAAGACAATGGAGGACCATGCGGGATAACTTAGCTGCAGTGCAATCTACTGTAGTATATCATAATGATCGCACAGGGAGTGAGAATACTCCTGTCCCAGGACGTTTTCCCCTTGCTTGTCTGGCCAGTACCGCTCACCCAGGAACTCGTACCGCTAACGATAATAACAATTTGAGTGGAACTGGAACGATAACCAACGCCAATACCTTTGCTCGAACCGCCGATAATATACTGATTACGGACTTTTTTACGGGTAACGGTACCAATGGTTGGGAATTTAATGGTCCTGGGAACGAAAGCGATAATTTTATCTTTGCCAACCGGTTTGAGAGTGAAACCCCTCTGAGAATCGCTCTGACCAATCTCGCTTACTTCGCAGGGGATCCCTTTGGGGGCTTTCCCGCACGACAAGATAGCAACGACGGTAACAACGGAAATGATGTATTGCCCGCGGCGGGACCCGTGGTGCATCCCTACCCGACCATGAGTATGTGGGGCGATTTTTCGGATCTGCGCCGTGCTATGGAAAGGATTAATGGTGAAGGTCTGGATTATCGAGCTTTGAGTATGTCCGACCAGAGCACGGTCCAAACGGCGGCCTGTACCCTGGGAATGTTGGCTTATAACGTAAATAATGTTACGAGCTACGACTACGCAGCTAACTCCGCCGAGATCGTTCAGCTAGCGATCGCTCTGCGTGAGCCTACTACCGTCACAGGATCGGTACCTCAGTACATTCAAACCAGACTCGATGATACTAGCCTAGCTTATGATCCTGCAGATATTAGACCAGAAGACTATATAGCAGCTTTGACAGCAACGGGTACTCGTAGAGCGAGAAGATACGACACGAGTGGAAACCCAACTGGTCCTCAAAATGCCAGAACTAACGCTCAGTTGGCCGCAGTGGCGAGATCTATCTACTGGAAAGAACAGCTAACGCGCGATCGCCGCTTCGGTTTCAACGATTATATTTCCCCTAACTACGTCAGTGGTGCTTCTGTGCAAAACGGTTGGTCGGATCCGACGCTACCGAGATTGGTGAGATTTAATCCGGAAGATAACGGTTATTTTGGCATGACAGTTTCCTCTACTACCGCCGAGGATATTAGAGCGATCGCTCAAGCTTTAACCCCCGGAGGTGTTAAGTTTCCTGCCCTGTTCTATATCTTCCCAAGATTTGATCACAATCACAACGCTAGTACTTCCACCGATACCGTTAACGTAGTTCAACCCACTAGCGAACCCTATATTGACGACGCTACCGATTACGTCTCTAGGACTAACCAGGGTCTTACCTACAGGACGGTAAACCCATTCGATATTATCTTGACACCGCGAGAAAGGACCGCTTGGCAAATACCTAGCAGCACAAGCACTACCAATCGCGTTAATTTCATCAGAGACAATACTGTAACCATCGCTCCAGCTTTCTTAGATAAGGGTATGTTCAACGGTCGCGAAATGATGTCGGTACGCACCATGGACATAGACTTAGATCTTTTACGGAACAATTCCTACGCAAACGAGCGCTGGTTACCCTACAGTGGTATCGTTTATGCCTTTCGCGAGGACGCGGTGCGAGAAGACGAGATCGCTCGTCCTACGGCAGCAGGTGCTACCTTTGCTGGGTGCGATCGCGCTGCAGAAATCCTCTCTAACAACTGTCGGATGAACGCGGTTGGCGCTACTCCCCAGGATCCTCCAGTCAACGATCAAAACTGGGTTAGTTCTAAACCCGTAGACTTTTACGCCGATCCCGATCGCCGTCCCTACGGTTTCCGTCTCAGAAAAGGCGGCGATCTACGTCGTGTCCCTGCACCACCATCCCAGTTTAACCTCAGGGGTTTATCTTTCATCAGTGATAATCCCGTCTATGTGTTCGGAGATAGTCAAATAGGCGGTGACTACGTCTTCAACGGTCATTTGAATGCATCAAGCGGCGGTCGGATCGAAGAGTTTACGCAACTGCTAAGCGACACCTGGGGTAATTTTTACAGCCGCAGTACTATCAACGAAAACTTTGCTAGAGAAGGCGATAGCTGGCGTCCTGCGGAAGTCATCGCCGACGCTATCACCATCGTCTCTAACAATTTCGTAGACGGTAGCATGGCAGAAGGTATCAGAAGAGCAGATGTAGGAAATTTATCCTCTTATCGTACGCTCAACGCTCCCAGTGGTACAGGTACCATTAGCTGGCTGCGGGAAGATGGCTCTGTCTCTAGCGCGGCTAACTATCCAATTCCCATTAGAATCTCCCGCAATGGGGTCCCTCAAGTGTGTACTACTCCTGGTGGCGCGTATGTTGCCGACAATACCAACTTTAATGGTTGTATTCGTGGTCGCAATCAAATCCGAGAATATAATGGCAGCTACATACCTTTCACTGATGGTAAGCCACGGATTGGCGCTCAGACTAATACCCGAGTTAATTTCAGCGTCGTTAGCGGTATAGTCCCCTCGCGCGCGGGCAATTCCTACGGTGGGTTACACAACTTCCCCCGCTTTATCGAAGACTGGTCCAACCGCAACCTCTATATTTCCGGGGCCCTCGTTCAACTTAACTTCAGTACCTCCGCTACTGCTCCTTTTGACCACGATAGTTGGGAACCAACAGGCGCCAATGCCAACCCTGGTAGTGAGCCGATTAACTACTATGGCGCGCCCAACCGGCGCTGGGGTTACGACGTAGGACTACAATACTCTCCTGCAGGACCAGTAGCTGCTCGCTTTAATTCTCCCAGTGGTACACGTAGTGAGTTTTACCGAGAGCCACCTGTAGATGATCCCTATATGTGTATCCTGCGTGAATCCAGCATTCCCGGAGGTGGCTCAGCGGAGATCGATCCCGACCTTTCTAACTGTTAA
- a CDS encoding DUF2993 domain-containing protein, with protein sequence MELITIFLASLIGMLSPSGVIAEQRIATAIRDRVPEVEYLRVRIDNRPTHRILKGKADQLKIAIRGLYLIPSVRIEALEIETDPFQVSFANSSPSTGDLSAIALQQPLQLGLRLVLTESDLKEALQSPVVQSYLEESVAPLPQAQAQNYRLVSFDVDLIGSERLRLNLQLEPVDVTNKEKLNILIDSGIAIRQGRRLELIEPVATINERKVSSRFLNRVVQRLTEDLDLKVLESEGITSRILQLEIKEDKLNLAAFVRMEQLPKISVE encoded by the coding sequence ATGGAATTAATTACTATTTTCCTAGCTAGTTTGATAGGAATGCTTTCTCCTAGTGGTGTGATTGCTGAGCAAAGAATAGCCACAGCCATACGCGATCGCGTCCCGGAGGTTGAATACTTAAGAGTACGGATTGATAATCGACCAACTCATCGAATCTTAAAGGGTAAAGCAGATCAACTCAAAATAGCGATCCGCGGGTTGTATCTCATACCATCAGTGAGAATCGAAGCTTTAGAAATTGAAACCGATCCCTTCCAGGTATCTTTTGCCAACTCCTCCCCGTCTACAGGCGATCTCAGTGCGATCGCTTTGCAACAGCCATTACAATTAGGTTTACGTTTAGTCCTGACTGAGAGTGATTTAAAAGAAGCGCTACAGTCTCCCGTGGTGCAATCTTATTTGGAGGAATCCGTAGCTCCCCTACCCCAAGCTCAAGCTCAAAACTATCGTTTAGTAAGCTTTGATGTTGATCTCATTGGCTCCGAACGATTGCGATTAAACTTACAGTTAGAACCCGTTGATGTTACTAATAAAGAAAAGTTAAATATTTTGATAGACTCTGGTATAGCTATTAGACAAGGTCGGAGACTCGAACTGATCGAACCGGTGGCTACCATCAATGAGAGAAAAGTATCCTCTCGATTTCTCAATAGAGTTGTCCAAAGATTAACGGAGGATTTAGACTTAAAAGTATTAGAGTCAGAGGGAATCACCTCGAGGATTTTACAATTAGAAATCAAAGAAGATAAACTCAATTTAGCTGCTTTTGTTCGTATGGAGCAATTACCAAAAATCTCTGTAGAATAA
- a CDS encoding ABC transporter ATP-binding protein, with product MNNEAVTVVETWNLGKTYRTGFWLNQKVVSLQDCSLRVDQGETFGLLGPNGAGKTTLLKTLLGIIRPTSGRGVLLGRPLGDRLIKQRVGYLPENAYYYDYLTGWEFLSFVAGLFKIPPKETKKRIIRLLDVVGLAEATAKKKQLRQYSKGMVQRIGMAQALINDPEVVFLDEPMSGLDPMGRYQVRQIILNLKAQGKTIFFNSHILADVEKICDRIAILAQGNLICSGSLDELLGSPDHYQVIVKGGTEAELSPWLDYLNLENQSWHGQLTKPPGAFIHYLESINAQLIDLKLARRSLEDFFLQQLEARGIYKSS from the coding sequence ATGAATAACGAAGCTGTTACTGTAGTCGAAACTTGGAATTTAGGAAAAACCTACCGTACAGGATTCTGGTTGAATCAAAAAGTAGTCTCGTTGCAGGATTGTTCTCTGAGGGTTGATCAGGGGGAAACCTTTGGCTTGTTGGGACCCAATGGCGCGGGTAAAACAACGCTGTTAAAAACTCTCCTGGGTATCATTCGTCCTACTTCTGGTAGAGGGGTGTTACTCGGTCGTCCCCTGGGCGATCGCCTCATCAAACAAAGAGTGGGCTATCTACCAGAAAACGCTTACTACTATGACTACTTGACTGGATGGGAATTTTTAAGCTTTGTCGCAGGATTGTTTAAAATTCCCCCAAAAGAGACTAAAAAACGAATTATCAGATTATTAGATGTGGTGGGATTAGCTGAAGCTACAGCTAAAAAGAAGCAACTACGTCAATACTCTAAGGGTATGGTACAAAGAATCGGAATGGCTCAAGCTTTAATCAACGATCCAGAAGTGGTATTTCTCGATGAACCTATGTCGGGATTGGATCCTATGGGACGTTATCAAGTCAGACAAATCATTTTAAACCTCAAAGCTCAGGGTAAGACGATCTTTTTTAATTCCCATATTCTGGCTGATGTAGAAAAGATATGCGATCGCATTGCCATTCTTGCCCAAGGTAACTTAATCTGTAGTGGTTCATTAGATGAACTGTTGGGTTCTCCCGATCACTATCAAGTCATAGTTAAAGGGGGAACCGAAGCAGAATTGTCCCCATGGTTAGATTATCTCAATTTAGAGAACCAATCCTGGCACGGTCAACTAACTAAACCACCGGGGGCTTTTATCCACTATCTCGAGAGTATCAACGCTCAACTAATTGACCTGAAATTAGCTCGCCGCTCTTTAGAAGACTTTTTCTTGCAACAGTTAGAAGCAAGAGGTATTTATAAATCCTCTTAA
- a CDS encoding proline--tRNA ligase, translated as MRLSQMLFVTLREDPAEAEIKSHKLLLRAGYIRRIGSGIYAYLPLMWRVLQKIAQIVREEMNATGAWECLLPQLQPSELWRQSGRWDTYTKAEGIMFSLNDRQERELGLGPTHEEVITAIAKDTIRSYRQLPVHLYQIQTKFRDEIRPRFGLMRGREFIMKDGYSFHSDQASLLQTYQDMDHAYRQIFTRCGLEFRAVEADSGAIGGSGSQEFMIIADAGEDEILYTDDGKYAANVEKAISIPPQAEISPFTSYAKRESPHTETIAKLCDYFACSPTCVVKNILYEGIYDGGTVVLVLVSIRGDQEINEVKLQNELTKLAPQYQSQTLLSLKVASLETTAKLTTKPLPWGYLAPNLPKDNLSVNLINFVDETAVNLQNFVTGANESGYHVVGANWGREFTLPEKVVNLRKAQAGDLLSTDSTEVLLSARGIEVGHIFQLGTKYSQAMGATYTNEQGEEVPLVMGCYGIGVSRLAQAAVEQYYDEDGIIWPINIAPYQAIVIIPNTGDSQQVTTAEQLYRELNQAGIETILDDRDERAGVKFKDADLIGIPYRIVTGRSLSEGKVELVERATKKSHLIPVSELVSTLTHFKSSL; from the coding sequence ATGCGACTATCTCAAATGCTGTTCGTGACACTGCGCGAAGATCCTGCAGAAGCAGAAATAAAAAGTCATAAATTATTATTGCGCGCTGGCTATATTCGGCGGATCGGGAGTGGAATCTACGCCTATTTGCCCCTAATGTGGCGAGTATTGCAAAAAATAGCCCAAATTGTTCGAGAAGAGATGAATGCGACCGGCGCTTGGGAATGCTTATTACCCCAGTTACAACCCTCGGAACTATGGCGGCAATCGGGACGGTGGGATACCTATACCAAAGCTGAAGGGATTATGTTCAGTTTAAATGATAGACAAGAGCGAGAATTGGGATTAGGTCCAACCCACGAAGAAGTAATTACCGCGATCGCCAAAGATACGATCCGTTCTTACCGACAACTTCCTGTACATCTATATCAGATCCAGACTAAATTTAGAGATGAAATTCGTCCTCGTTTCGGTTTGATGCGAGGTCGAGAATTTATTATGAAAGACGGTTACTCTTTTCACAGCGATCAGGCTAGTTTGCTACAAACCTATCAGGATATGGATCACGCCTATCGTCAAATCTTTACCCGTTGTGGTTTAGAATTTCGCGCAGTAGAAGCCGATTCAGGGGCGATCGGGGGTTCGGGTTCCCAAGAATTTATGATCATTGCTGACGCGGGAGAAGATGAAATACTCTATACCGATGATGGTAAGTACGCCGCTAACGTAGAAAAAGCTATCTCTATCCCCCCTCAAGCTGAAATTTCACCCTTTACTAGCTACGCTAAAAGAGAAAGTCCCCATACCGAGACGATCGCCAAACTCTGTGATTATTTTGCTTGTTCTCCTACCTGTGTGGTCAAAAATATCCTCTACGAAGGAATCTATGATGGGGGTACTGTGGTATTAGTTTTGGTGAGTATTCGTGGCGATCAAGAAATCAATGAAGTTAAGTTACAAAACGAACTGACTAAATTAGCACCTCAATATCAATCTCAAACCCTTCTCTCTCTCAAGGTAGCCTCGCTAGAAACTACGGCTAAATTAACGACTAAACCACTTCCTTGGGGCTATCTGGCGCCCAATTTACCTAAAGATAATCTTAGTGTTAATCTGATTAATTTTGTCGATGAAACCGCAGTCAATCTGCAAAACTTTGTCACGGGAGCTAATGAAAGTGGTTATCATGTGGTGGGGGCTAATTGGGGTCGAGAATTTACCCTACCGGAAAAAGTGGTAAATCTCAGAAAAGCACAAGCTGGAGATTTACTGAGTACAGATTCAACTGAAGTTTTACTCAGCGCTAGAGGTATAGAAGTAGGACATATTTTTCAGTTAGGGACTAAATATTCTCAAGCTATGGGTGCTACTTATACCAACGAACAAGGAGAAGAAGTACCTCTGGTGATGGGATGTTATGGTATCGGGGTATCACGTCTAGCTCAAGCCGCAGTAGAACAATATTATGATGAAGATGGCATTATTTGGCCTATAAATATCGCTCCCTATCAGGCGATCGTGATTATTCCCAACACGGGAGATTCCCAACAGGTTACTACCGCAGAACAACTCTATCGGGAGTTAAATCAAGCTGGAATAGAGACTATTTTAGACGATCGCGACGAAAGAGCGGGTGTCAAGTTTAAAGACGCCGATTTAATTGGTATTCCCTATCGTATTGTTACCGGGCGATCGCTCAGTGAAGGTAAAGTCGAACTCGTTGAACGCGCTACTAAAAAATCTCATCTTATTCCTGTCTCGGAATTAGTTTCTACTCTGACACATTTTAAAAGTAGTTTGTAA
- a CDS encoding SDR family oxidoreductase: MKTALITGASEGIGKAFAQELATRQTNLVLVARSQDKLRTLADELQEQHKIRVEVISQDLILQGACQNLYDRVQDLEIEIDLLINNAGFGDYGAFASRDLQKQLQMIQLNVSALVELTHLFLGQMQSRQQGAIVNVSSMSAFLPIPYMSIYAATKAFVLSFSESLWAENRETGVKILVVCPGPTESNFSEAADFPKVRKRNPSHIPAKEVVEKTLEALNKAEPTIVTGGLGNQVVVNLPRFLPRETVVNLVEKQFKN, from the coding sequence ATGAAAACCGCCTTAATCACGGGAGCTTCCGAAGGTATTGGCAAAGCTTTCGCTCAAGAATTGGCAACGCGTCAAACCAATCTAGTCTTAGTAGCTCGCTCCCAAGACAAGCTACGCACCCTAGCAGATGAGTTACAAGAGCAGCATAAGATACGCGTAGAAGTTATTTCCCAAGACTTGATTTTACAGGGAGCTTGTCAAAATCTCTACGATCGCGTTCAAGATCTCGAGATAGAGATAGATTTACTGATTAATAATGCGGGCTTTGGTGACTACGGCGCCTTTGCTAGTAGGGATTTACAGAAACAATTACAGATGATTCAACTCAATGTTAGCGCTTTAGTAGAGTTAACTCATCTATTTTTGGGACAGATGCAATCACGTCAACAGGGAGCGATCGTCAACGTATCCTCTATGTCGGCTTTTCTCCCCATACCCTATATGTCTATCTACGCAGCGACTAAAGCTTTTGTCTTGAGTTTTAGTGAATCTTTGTGGGCGGAAAACCGAGAAACTGGTGTTAAAATTCTTGTAGTGTGTCCCGGACCAACAGAATCTAACTTCAGTGAAGCTGCAGACTTTCCTAAAGTGCGCAAGAGAAATCCCTCTCACATTCCCGCTAAGGAGGTCGTAGAAAAGACTCTAGAAGCTCTTAACAAAGCTGAACCCACTATCGTGACAGGAGGTTTAGGTAATCAAGTTGTAGTTAATTTACCTCGTTTTTTACCGAGAGAGACCGTAGTTAATTTAGTAGAAAAGCAATTTAAGAATTAG
- the msrA gene encoding peptide-methionine (S)-S-oxide reductase MsrA has translation MLETIVLGGGCFWCVESVFQSVQGVTKVESGYAGGNTKNPTYQAVCAGKTGHAEVVTITFDTEKISLQEILEIFFVVSHDPTTLNKQGNDVGTQYRSIILWNSPEQKEAAQAVIQNLEANQTFSGAIVTEITQLTDYYPAEDYHQNYFNNNPYQPYCLFTIPPKLSKLKKYFPEKMLA, from the coding sequence ATGTTGGAAACAATAGTATTGGGCGGTGGTTGTTTTTGGTGCGTTGAATCAGTATTCCAAAGTGTTCAAGGCGTCACTAAGGTAGAGTCGGGTTACGCAGGAGGTAACACCAAAAATCCGACCTACCAAGCTGTATGTGCGGGTAAAACAGGACACGCAGAGGTAGTAACAATAACCTTTGATACCGAGAAAATCTCTCTCCAGGAAATTTTAGAGATATTCTTCGTCGTCAGTCATGATCCCACCACCCTCAATAAACAGGGTAACGACGTGGGGACCCAATATCGCTCGATTATTCTCTGGAATTCCCCAGAGCAAAAAGAAGCAGCTCAAGCTGTAATCCAAAATCTGGAAGCTAATCAAACCTTTTCAGGGGCGATCGTCACGGAAATTACCCAACTCACGGACTATTACCCCGCAGAAGATTATCACCAAAATTATTTCAACAACAATCCCTATCAACCCTACTGTTTATTTACTATTCCTCCTAAACTTTCTAAGCTCAAAAAGTATTTTCCTGAAAAAATGTTAGCTTAA